Proteins encoded in a region of the Zea mays cultivar B73 chromosome 4, Zm-B73-REFERENCE-NAM-5.0, whole genome shotgun sequence genome:
- the LOC103652791 gene encoding mannose/glucose-specific lectin isoform X19, protein MVPKITDFGLSRLLGNGKSHTITQTRIGTWGYMAPEYLDDGVITMKTDIYSLGVIIRHMVKGRNSADTTDEEVLANWLIRLEKDPSQMMRQQTTRLLFETEYKEQIKACMDISWRCTLRKPMDRPTTQHILLTLEETEAKIKSVVGPTPPNAGQIAKFGPWGGDGGKTRDIRMTPCHLHSVTISSGTIIDSIGFSFTDHYGQHHTTGPWGGKEGTNKIELGPSEFLTGVSGTSGPFKNLTNVVTSLTFVTNTRSYGPFGKGRGTPFHIQTQNNGRIVGFFGRSGQYLYAIGVYTNQDARVARIGRPLGGDEGVLHGITDLSGQQRSRGGGPSGECGDSDDEPNGDFAKFGPWGGDGGQPQDIGTLPCRLDRIKISSGLIIDSIEFSYAGPDSQYRTAGPWGGHGGDNSSFQLAGSEFLTGVSGSIGTFNGHANVITSLTFVTNARSYGPFGRGRGTSFHIPVQGNGCIVGFFGRSGRYLNAIGVYTAPKPEPKAVGKQDGGDEAVVARIGPWGGVGNALHDIAERPHRLHRVTIFSGTIVNSLEYLYSDGDGQQHTTGPWGGCGGTGRKIHLAPEEFIVEVTGTFHPCAWDRTIPSVVSSLTLVTSTGKTHGPFGTQLGAAFQVPVQSDSRIVGFFAHGDNYIEAIGAYVKKLTESSNR, encoded by the exons ATGGTGCCCAAAATCACGGACTTCGGTTTGTCAAGACTCTTGGGTAATGGAAAAAGCCACACCATTACACAAACAAGAATAGGAACATG GGGTTACATGGCACCCGAGTACTTGGATGATGGAGTGATCACAATGAAGACAGACATCTATAGCTTGGGTGTGATAATCAGACACATGGTGAAGGGACGTAACTCGGCAGACACCACTGATGAAGAA GTACTGGCAAACTGGTTGATTAGGCTGGAAAAGGATCCATCACAGATGATGAGGCAGCAGACGACCCGATTATTATTTGAAACAGAGTACAAAGAGCAAATAAAAGCGTGCATGGATATATCATGGAGGTGCACGCTGCGTAAACCAATGGACAGGCCAACGACGCAGCACATCCTACTTACACTGGAGGAAACAGAAGCAAAGATCAAATCGGTCGTTGGGCCTACTCCACCAAATGCCGGGCAG ATTGCCAAATTTGGGCCGTGGGGTGGAGATGGAGGGAAGACGCGAGACATAAGAATGACGCCTTGCCATTTGCATAGCGTAACAATTAGCAGTGGAACTATTATCGATTCTATCGGGTTTTCATTCACTGATCACTATGGTCAGCACCACACAACAGGGCCTTGGGGCGGTAAGGAGGGTACGAATAAG ATTGAACTAGGCCCTTCGGAGTTTCTTACAGGAGTATCTGGAACAAGCGGCCCATTCAAAAATCTAACAAATGTTGTAACGTCACTTACGTTTGTCACCAATACTCGTAGTTACGGACCCTTTGGAAAAGGGCGAGGAACACCGTTCCACATCCAAACGCAGAACAACGGCAGGATCGTTGGCTTCTTTGGCCGTTCTGGCCAGTATCTCTATGCGATTGGGGTCTACACGAACCAAGAT GCTAGGGTCGCAAGGATCGGGCGACCTTTGGGTGGAGATGAAGGGGTTCTTCATGGCATCACA GACCTCAGTGGGCAGCAGCGCAGCAGAGGTGGAGGTCCATCGGGAGAATGTGGAGACAGCGACGACGAG CCCAACGGTGATTTCGCCAAATTCGGCCCGTGGGGCGGCGACGGAGGACAGCCGCAGGACATCGGAACACTACCCTGCCGTCTAGACAGGATCAAGATCAGCAGTGGGCTTATCATCGACTCGATCGAGTTCTCGTACGCTGGCCCTGACAGCCAGTACCGCACCGCAGGCCCTTGGGGTGGTCATGGAGGAGACAACAGCTCT TTTCAGCTAGCTGGTTCAGAGTTCCTTACAGGTGTGTCTGGGTCAATCGGCACATTCAACGGCCATGCAAACGTCATAACGTCTCTGACGTTCGTCACCAACGCTCGTAGCTACGGGCCGTTTGGAAGAGGGCGAGGCACATCCTTCCACATCCCAGTGCAGGGCAATGGCTGCATCGTCGGTTTCTTTGGGCGCTCCGGACGGTACCTCAACGCGATCGGTGTCTACACGGCGCCGAAACCCGAACCAAAAGCAGTTGGGAAACAAGAT GGTGGTGATGAGGCCGTCGTCGCCAGGATTGGGCCTTGGGGCGGGGTTGGAAATGCTCTCCATGACATCGCAGAGAGGCCGCATCGCCTGCACAGAGTGACGATCTTCAGCGGGACGATCGTAAACTCGCTGGAGTATCTGTACAGCGATGGCGACGGGCAGCAGCACACCACCGGTCCGTGGGGCGGCTGCGGAGGAACTGGTCGAAAG atTCATCTTGCCCCTGAAGAGTTCATAGTGGAAGTTACTGGGACATTCCATCCATGCGCGTGGGACAGAACAATACCCAGTGTCGTGTCCTCTCTGACGCTCGTGACCAGCACGGGCAAAACACACGGGCCTTTCGGAACGCAGCTGGGAGCCGCGTTCCAGGTTCCGGTGCAGAGCGACAGCAGGATCGTTGGCTTCTTCGCCCACGGAGACAATTACATCGAAGCAATTGGCGCCTACGTGAAGAAATTGACAGAATCCAGCAACCGTTAA
- the LOC103652791 gene encoding mannose/glucose-specific lectin isoform X23, with the protein MAPEYLDDGVITMKTDIYSLGVIIRHMVKGRNSADTTDEEVLANWLIRLEKDPSQMMRQQTTRLLFETEYKEQIKACMDISWRCTLRKPMDRPTTQHILLTLEETEAKIKSVVGPTPPNAGQLQIAKFGPWGGDGGKTRDIRMTPCHLHSVTISSGTIIDSIGFSFTDHYGQHHTTGPWGGKEGTNKIELGPSEFLTGVSGTSGPFKNLTNVVTSLTFVTNTRSYGPFGKGRGTPFHIQTQNNGRIVGFFGRSGQYLYAIGVYTNQDARVARIGRPLGGDEGVLHGITDLSGQQRSRGGGPSGECGDSDDEPNGDFAKFGPWGGDGGQPQDIGTLPCRLDRIKISSGLIIDSIEFSYAGPDSQYRTAGPWGGHGGDNSSFQLAGSEFLTGVSGSIGTFNGHANVITSLTFVTNARSYGPFGRGRGTSFHIPVQGNGCIVGFFGRSGRYLNAIGVYTAPKPEPKAVGKQDGGDEAVVARIGPWGGVGNALHDIAERPHRLHRVTIFSGTIVNSLEYLYSDGDGQQHTTGPWGGCGGTGRKIHLAPEEFIVEVTGTFHPCAWDRTIPSVVSSLTLVTSTGKTHGPFGTQLGAAFQVPVQSDSRIVGFFAHGDNYIEAIGAYVKKLTESSNR; encoded by the exons ATGGCACCCGAGTACTTGGATGATGGAGTGATCACAATGAAGACAGACATCTATAGCTTGGGTGTGATAATCAGACACATGGTGAAGGGACGTAACTCGGCAGACACCACTGATGAAGAA GTACTGGCAAACTGGTTGATTAGGCTGGAAAAGGATCCATCACAGATGATGAGGCAGCAGACGACCCGATTATTATTTGAAACAGAGTACAAAGAGCAAATAAAAGCGTGCATGGATATATCATGGAGGTGCACGCTGCGTAAACCAATGGACAGGCCAACGACGCAGCACATCCTACTTACACTGGAGGAAACAGAAGCAAAGATCAAATCGGTCGTTGGGCCTACTCCACCAAATGCCGGGCAG CTTCAGATTGCCAAATTTGGGCCGTGGGGTGGAGATGGAGGGAAGACGCGAGACATAAGAATGACGCCTTGCCATTTGCATAGCGTAACAATTAGCAGTGGAACTATTATCGATTCTATCGGGTTTTCATTCACTGATCACTATGGTCAGCACCACACAACAGGGCCTTGGGGCGGTAAGGAGGGTACGAATAAG ATTGAACTAGGCCCTTCGGAGTTTCTTACAGGAGTATCTGGAACAAGCGGCCCATTCAAAAATCTAACAAATGTTGTAACGTCACTTACGTTTGTCACCAATACTCGTAGTTACGGACCCTTTGGAAAAGGGCGAGGAACACCGTTCCACATCCAAACGCAGAACAACGGCAGGATCGTTGGCTTCTTTGGCCGTTCTGGCCAGTATCTCTATGCGATTGGGGTCTACACGAACCAAGAT GCTAGGGTCGCAAGGATCGGGCGACCTTTGGGTGGAGATGAAGGGGTTCTTCATGGCATCACA GACCTCAGTGGGCAGCAGCGCAGCAGAGGTGGAGGTCCATCGGGAGAATGTGGAGACAGCGACGACGAG CCCAACGGTGATTTCGCCAAATTCGGCCCGTGGGGCGGCGACGGAGGACAGCCGCAGGACATCGGAACACTACCCTGCCGTCTAGACAGGATCAAGATCAGCAGTGGGCTTATCATCGACTCGATCGAGTTCTCGTACGCTGGCCCTGACAGCCAGTACCGCACCGCAGGCCCTTGGGGTGGTCATGGAGGAGACAACAGCTCT TTTCAGCTAGCTGGTTCAGAGTTCCTTACAGGTGTGTCTGGGTCAATCGGCACATTCAACGGCCATGCAAACGTCATAACGTCTCTGACGTTCGTCACCAACGCTCGTAGCTACGGGCCGTTTGGAAGAGGGCGAGGCACATCCTTCCACATCCCAGTGCAGGGCAATGGCTGCATCGTCGGTTTCTTTGGGCGCTCCGGACGGTACCTCAACGCGATCGGTGTCTACACGGCGCCGAAACCCGAACCAAAAGCAGTTGGGAAACAAGAT GGTGGTGATGAGGCCGTCGTCGCCAGGATTGGGCCTTGGGGCGGGGTTGGAAATGCTCTCCATGACATCGCAGAGAGGCCGCATCGCCTGCACAGAGTGACGATCTTCAGCGGGACGATCGTAAACTCGCTGGAGTATCTGTACAGCGATGGCGACGGGCAGCAGCACACCACCGGTCCGTGGGGCGGCTGCGGAGGAACTGGTCGAAAG atTCATCTTGCCCCTGAAGAGTTCATAGTGGAAGTTACTGGGACATTCCATCCATGCGCGTGGGACAGAACAATACCCAGTGTCGTGTCCTCTCTGACGCTCGTGACCAGCACGGGCAAAACACACGGGCCTTTCGGAACGCAGCTGGGAGCCGCGTTCCAGGTTCCGGTGCAGAGCGACAGCAGGATCGTTGGCTTCTTCGCCCACGGAGACAATTACATCGAAGCAATTGGCGCCTACGTGAAGAAATTGACAGAATCCAGCAACCGTTAA
- the LOC103652791 gene encoding mannose/glucose-specific lectin isoform X22 — protein MAPEYLDDGVITMKTDIYSLGVIIRHMVKGRNSADTTDEEVLANWLIRLEKDPSQMMRQQTTRLLFETEYKEQIKACMDISWRCTLRKPMDRPTTQHILLTLEETEAKIKSVVGPTPPNAGQLQIAKFGPWGGDGGKTRDIRMTPCHLHSVTISSGTIIDSIGFSFTDHYGQHHTTGPWGGKEGTNKLGGLHPNTFQHSMHIQIRVASMMIELGPSEFLTGVSGTSGPFKNLTNVVTSLTFVTNTRSYGPFGKGRGTPFHIQTQNNGRIVGFFGRSGQYLYAIGVYTNQDARVARIGRPLGGDEGVLHGITDLSGQQRSRGGGPSGECGDSDDEPNGDFAKFGPWGGDGGQPQDIGTLPCRLDRIKISSGLIIDSIEFSYAGPDSQYRTAGPWGGHGGDNSSFQLAGSEFLTGVSGSIGTFNGHANVITSLTFVTNARSYGPFGRGRGTSFHIPVQGNGCIVGFFGRSGRYLNAIGVYTAPKPEPKAVGKQDGGDEAVVARIGPWGGVGNALHDIAERPHRLHRVTIFSGTIVNSLEYLYSDGDGQQHTTGPWGGCGGTGRKIHLAPEEFIVEVTGTFHPCAWDRTIPSVVSSLTLVTSTGKTHGPFGTQLGAAFQVPVQSDSRIVGFFAHGDNYIEAIGAYVKKLTESSNR, from the exons ATGGCACCCGAGTACTTGGATGATGGAGTGATCACAATGAAGACAGACATCTATAGCTTGGGTGTGATAATCAGACACATGGTGAAGGGACGTAACTCGGCAGACACCACTGATGAAGAA GTACTGGCAAACTGGTTGATTAGGCTGGAAAAGGATCCATCACAGATGATGAGGCAGCAGACGACCCGATTATTATTTGAAACAGAGTACAAAGAGCAAATAAAAGCGTGCATGGATATATCATGGAGGTGCACGCTGCGTAAACCAATGGACAGGCCAACGACGCAGCACATCCTACTTACACTGGAGGAAACAGAAGCAAAGATCAAATCGGTCGTTGGGCCTACTCCACCAAATGCCGGGCAG CTTCAGATTGCCAAATTTGGGCCGTGGGGTGGAGATGGAGGGAAGACGCGAGACATAAGAATGACGCCTTGCCATTTGCATAGCGTAACAATTAGCAGTGGAACTATTATCGATTCTATCGGGTTTTCATTCACTGATCACTATGGTCAGCACCACACAACAGGGCCTTGGGGCGGTAAGGAGGGTACGAATAAG CTTGGGGGACTACATCCAAATACATTCCAGCATAGCATGCACATCCAAATACGGGTAGCCAGCATGATG ATTGAACTAGGCCCTTCGGAGTTTCTTACAGGAGTATCTGGAACAAGCGGCCCATTCAAAAATCTAACAAATGTTGTAACGTCACTTACGTTTGTCACCAATACTCGTAGTTACGGACCCTTTGGAAAAGGGCGAGGAACACCGTTCCACATCCAAACGCAGAACAACGGCAGGATCGTTGGCTTCTTTGGCCGTTCTGGCCAGTATCTCTATGCGATTGGGGTCTACACGAACCAAGAT GCTAGGGTCGCAAGGATCGGGCGACCTTTGGGTGGAGATGAAGGGGTTCTTCATGGCATCACA GACCTCAGTGGGCAGCAGCGCAGCAGAGGTGGAGGTCCATCGGGAGAATGTGGAGACAGCGACGACGAG CCCAACGGTGATTTCGCCAAATTCGGCCCGTGGGGCGGCGACGGAGGACAGCCGCAGGACATCGGAACACTACCCTGCCGTCTAGACAGGATCAAGATCAGCAGTGGGCTTATCATCGACTCGATCGAGTTCTCGTACGCTGGCCCTGACAGCCAGTACCGCACCGCAGGCCCTTGGGGTGGTCATGGAGGAGACAACAGCTCT TTTCAGCTAGCTGGTTCAGAGTTCCTTACAGGTGTGTCTGGGTCAATCGGCACATTCAACGGCCATGCAAACGTCATAACGTCTCTGACGTTCGTCACCAACGCTCGTAGCTACGGGCCGTTTGGAAGAGGGCGAGGCACATCCTTCCACATCCCAGTGCAGGGCAATGGCTGCATCGTCGGTTTCTTTGGGCGCTCCGGACGGTACCTCAACGCGATCGGTGTCTACACGGCGCCGAAACCCGAACCAAAAGCAGTTGGGAAACAAGAT GGTGGTGATGAGGCCGTCGTCGCCAGGATTGGGCCTTGGGGCGGGGTTGGAAATGCTCTCCATGACATCGCAGAGAGGCCGCATCGCCTGCACAGAGTGACGATCTTCAGCGGGACGATCGTAAACTCGCTGGAGTATCTGTACAGCGATGGCGACGGGCAGCAGCACACCACCGGTCCGTGGGGCGGCTGCGGAGGAACTGGTCGAAAG atTCATCTTGCCCCTGAAGAGTTCATAGTGGAAGTTACTGGGACATTCCATCCATGCGCGTGGGACAGAACAATACCCAGTGTCGTGTCCTCTCTGACGCTCGTGACCAGCACGGGCAAAACACACGGGCCTTTCGGAACGCAGCTGGGAGCCGCGTTCCAGGTTCCGGTGCAGAGCGACAGCAGGATCGTTGGCTTCTTCGCCCACGGAGACAATTACATCGAAGCAATTGGCGCCTACGTGAAGAAATTGACAGAATCCAGCAACCGTTAA
- the LOC103652791 gene encoding mannose/glucose-specific lectin isoform X24, which translates to MAPEYLDDGVITMKTDIYSLGVIIRHMVKGRNSADTTDEEVLANWLIRLEKDPSQMMRQQTTRLLFETEYKEQIKACMDISWRCTLRKPMDRPTTQHILLTLEETEAKIKSVVGPTPPNAGQLQIAKFGPWGGDGGKTRDIRMTPCHLHSVTISSGTIIDSIGFSFTDHYGQHHTTGPWGGKEGTNKIELGPSEFLTGVSGTSGPFKNLTNVVTSLTFVTNTRSYGPFGKGRGTPFHIQTQNNGRIVGFFGRSGQYLYAIGVYTNQDARVARIGRPLGGDEGVLHGITDLSGQQRSRGGGPSGECGDSDDEPNGDFAKFGPWGGDGGQPQDIGTLPCRLDRIKISSGLIIDSIEFSYAGPDSQYRTAGPWGGHGGDNSSFQLAGSEFLTGVSGSIGTFNGHANVITSLTFVTNARSYGPFGRGRGTSFHIPVQGNGCIVGFFGRSGRYLNAIGVYTAPKPEPKAGGDEAVVARIGPWGGVGNALHDIAERPHRLHRVTIFSGTIVNSLEYLYSDGDGQQHTTGPWGGCGGTGRKIHLAPEEFIVEVTGTFHPCAWDRTIPSVVSSLTLVTSTGKTHGPFGTQLGAAFQVPVQSDSRIVGFFAHGDNYIEAIGAYVKKLTESSNR; encoded by the exons ATGGCACCCGAGTACTTGGATGATGGAGTGATCACAATGAAGACAGACATCTATAGCTTGGGTGTGATAATCAGACACATGGTGAAGGGACGTAACTCGGCAGACACCACTGATGAAGAA GTACTGGCAAACTGGTTGATTAGGCTGGAAAAGGATCCATCACAGATGATGAGGCAGCAGACGACCCGATTATTATTTGAAACAGAGTACAAAGAGCAAATAAAAGCGTGCATGGATATATCATGGAGGTGCACGCTGCGTAAACCAATGGACAGGCCAACGACGCAGCACATCCTACTTACACTGGAGGAAACAGAAGCAAAGATCAAATCGGTCGTTGGGCCTACTCCACCAAATGCCGGGCAG CTTCAGATTGCCAAATTTGGGCCGTGGGGTGGAGATGGAGGGAAGACGCGAGACATAAGAATGACGCCTTGCCATTTGCATAGCGTAACAATTAGCAGTGGAACTATTATCGATTCTATCGGGTTTTCATTCACTGATCACTATGGTCAGCACCACACAACAGGGCCTTGGGGCGGTAAGGAGGGTACGAATAAG ATTGAACTAGGCCCTTCGGAGTTTCTTACAGGAGTATCTGGAACAAGCGGCCCATTCAAAAATCTAACAAATGTTGTAACGTCACTTACGTTTGTCACCAATACTCGTAGTTACGGACCCTTTGGAAAAGGGCGAGGAACACCGTTCCACATCCAAACGCAGAACAACGGCAGGATCGTTGGCTTCTTTGGCCGTTCTGGCCAGTATCTCTATGCGATTGGGGTCTACACGAACCAAGAT GCTAGGGTCGCAAGGATCGGGCGACCTTTGGGTGGAGATGAAGGGGTTCTTCATGGCATCACA GACCTCAGTGGGCAGCAGCGCAGCAGAGGTGGAGGTCCATCGGGAGAATGTGGAGACAGCGACGACGAG CCCAACGGTGATTTCGCCAAATTCGGCCCGTGGGGCGGCGACGGAGGACAGCCGCAGGACATCGGAACACTACCCTGCCGTCTAGACAGGATCAAGATCAGCAGTGGGCTTATCATCGACTCGATCGAGTTCTCGTACGCTGGCCCTGACAGCCAGTACCGCACCGCAGGCCCTTGGGGTGGTCATGGAGGAGACAACAGCTCT TTTCAGCTAGCTGGTTCAGAGTTCCTTACAGGTGTGTCTGGGTCAATCGGCACATTCAACGGCCATGCAAACGTCATAACGTCTCTGACGTTCGTCACCAACGCTCGTAGCTACGGGCCGTTTGGAAGAGGGCGAGGCACATCCTTCCACATCCCAGTGCAGGGCAATGGCTGCATCGTCGGTTTCTTTGGGCGCTCCGGACGGTACCTCAACGCGATCGGTGTCTACACGGCGCCGAAACCCGAACCAAAAGCA GGTGGTGATGAGGCCGTCGTCGCCAGGATTGGGCCTTGGGGCGGGGTTGGAAATGCTCTCCATGACATCGCAGAGAGGCCGCATCGCCTGCACAGAGTGACGATCTTCAGCGGGACGATCGTAAACTCGCTGGAGTATCTGTACAGCGATGGCGACGGGCAGCAGCACACCACCGGTCCGTGGGGCGGCTGCGGAGGAACTGGTCGAAAG atTCATCTTGCCCCTGAAGAGTTCATAGTGGAAGTTACTGGGACATTCCATCCATGCGCGTGGGACAGAACAATACCCAGTGTCGTGTCCTCTCTGACGCTCGTGACCAGCACGGGCAAAACACACGGGCCTTTCGGAACGCAGCTGGGAGCCGCGTTCCAGGTTCCGGTGCAGAGCGACAGCAGGATCGTTGGCTTCTTCGCCCACGGAGACAATTACATCGAAGCAATTGGCGCCTACGTGAAGAAATTGACAGAATCCAGCAACCGTTAA
- the LOC103652791 gene encoding mannose/glucose-specific lectin isoform X25: MKNQVLANWLIRLEKDPSQMMRQQTTRLLFETEYKEQIKACMDISWRCTLRKPMDRPTTQHILLTLEETEAKIKSVVGPTPPNAGQLQIAKFGPWGGDGGKTRDIRMTPCHLHSVTISSGTIIDSIGFSFTDHYGQHHTTGPWGGKEGTNKLGGLHPNTFQHSMHIQIRVASMMIELGPSEFLTGVSGTSGPFKNLTNVVTSLTFVTNTRSYGPFGKGRGTPFHIQTQNNGRIVGFFGRSGQYLYAIGVYTNQDARVARIGRPLGGDEGVLHGITDLSGQQRSRGGGPSGECGDSDDEPNGDFAKFGPWGGDGGQPQDIGTLPCRLDRIKISSGLIIDSIEFSYAGPDSQYRTAGPWGGHGGDNSSFQLAGSEFLTGVSGSIGTFNGHANVITSLTFVTNARSYGPFGRGRGTSFHIPVQGNGCIVGFFGRSGRYLNAIGVYTAPKPEPKAVGKQDGGDEAVVARIGPWGGVGNALHDIAERPHRLHRVTIFSGTIVNSLEYLYSDGDGQQHTTGPWGGCGGTGRKIHLAPEEFIVEVTGTFHPCAWDRTIPSVVSSLTLVTSTGKTHGPFGTQLGAAFQVPVQSDSRIVGFFAHGDNYIEAIGAYVKKLTESSNR; encoded by the exons ATGAAGAA CCAGGTACTGGCAAACTGGTTGATTAGGCTGGAAAAGGATCCATCACAGATGATGAGGCAGCAGACGACCCGATTATTATTTGAAACAGAGTACAAAGAGCAAATAAAAGCGTGCATGGATATATCATGGAGGTGCACGCTGCGTAAACCAATGGACAGGCCAACGACGCAGCACATCCTACTTACACTGGAGGAAACAGAAGCAAAGATCAAATCGGTCGTTGGGCCTACTCCACCAAATGCCGGGCAG CTTCAGATTGCCAAATTTGGGCCGTGGGGTGGAGATGGAGGGAAGACGCGAGACATAAGAATGACGCCTTGCCATTTGCATAGCGTAACAATTAGCAGTGGAACTATTATCGATTCTATCGGGTTTTCATTCACTGATCACTATGGTCAGCACCACACAACAGGGCCTTGGGGCGGTAAGGAGGGTACGAATAAG CTTGGGGGACTACATCCAAATACATTCCAGCATAGCATGCACATCCAAATACGGGTAGCCAGCATGATG ATTGAACTAGGCCCTTCGGAGTTTCTTACAGGAGTATCTGGAACAAGCGGCCCATTCAAAAATCTAACAAATGTTGTAACGTCACTTACGTTTGTCACCAATACTCGTAGTTACGGACCCTTTGGAAAAGGGCGAGGAACACCGTTCCACATCCAAACGCAGAACAACGGCAGGATCGTTGGCTTCTTTGGCCGTTCTGGCCAGTATCTCTATGCGATTGGGGTCTACACGAACCAAGAT GCTAGGGTCGCAAGGATCGGGCGACCTTTGGGTGGAGATGAAGGGGTTCTTCATGGCATCACA GACCTCAGTGGGCAGCAGCGCAGCAGAGGTGGAGGTCCATCGGGAGAATGTGGAGACAGCGACGACGAG CCCAACGGTGATTTCGCCAAATTCGGCCCGTGGGGCGGCGACGGAGGACAGCCGCAGGACATCGGAACACTACCCTGCCGTCTAGACAGGATCAAGATCAGCAGTGGGCTTATCATCGACTCGATCGAGTTCTCGTACGCTGGCCCTGACAGCCAGTACCGCACCGCAGGCCCTTGGGGTGGTCATGGAGGAGACAACAGCTCT TTTCAGCTAGCTGGTTCAGAGTTCCTTACAGGTGTGTCTGGGTCAATCGGCACATTCAACGGCCATGCAAACGTCATAACGTCTCTGACGTTCGTCACCAACGCTCGTAGCTACGGGCCGTTTGGAAGAGGGCGAGGCACATCCTTCCACATCCCAGTGCAGGGCAATGGCTGCATCGTCGGTTTCTTTGGGCGCTCCGGACGGTACCTCAACGCGATCGGTGTCTACACGGCGCCGAAACCCGAACCAAAAGCAGTTGGGAAACAAGAT GGTGGTGATGAGGCCGTCGTCGCCAGGATTGGGCCTTGGGGCGGGGTTGGAAATGCTCTCCATGACATCGCAGAGAGGCCGCATCGCCTGCACAGAGTGACGATCTTCAGCGGGACGATCGTAAACTCGCTGGAGTATCTGTACAGCGATGGCGACGGGCAGCAGCACACCACCGGTCCGTGGGGCGGCTGCGGAGGAACTGGTCGAAAG atTCATCTTGCCCCTGAAGAGTTCATAGTGGAAGTTACTGGGACATTCCATCCATGCGCGTGGGACAGAACAATACCCAGTGTCGTGTCCTCTCTGACGCTCGTGACCAGCACGGGCAAAACACACGGGCCTTTCGGAACGCAGCTGGGAGCCGCGTTCCAGGTTCCGGTGCAGAGCGACAGCAGGATCGTTGGCTTCTTCGCCCACGGAGACAATTACATCGAAGCAATTGGCGCCTACGTGAAGAAATTGACAGAATCCAGCAACCGTTAA